A single Saccharomyces paradoxus chromosome II, complete sequence DNA region contains:
- the DSF2 gene encoding Dsf2p (suppressor of mpt5 mutation~similar to YBR007C), producing the protein MNQNIKNTSWADRIRSDDQERKAKSTEVLQSPPPNNSFGSSMDSQFSYAHSNKSSISFESIQTTERLLDKLDLSLEDELILQEALLEEENASRNSQLSQTSGPTLCMPASEFPSLRNRTNPPPTYIQARDRSLIIDSLKEKDSTLRGKYSSCKVERHLPVKSRYSYIVEEDYDSETFTAMKPQMNRHQKDYKYPNIENNNRSTNNPNTFNFENYRIENTRLHHFYPMLISSNNNSSDNSANKKSNKVNTSNNINTSIRNDRIFEKQSCPNEFTPTQKSNCLYRNGSSTSTNTSFSEVGQLSKPNTQSSFESESSSFSKLKLTKSDTTPVKPSPKRSNSSTSTITKPNTLTNDISLPPTPPYKTHKKKTSLNSLKKLFKSPRTRAKNKKDLESEGSSPIRSATNSLDFSGENIQFPPTSNTVNNSSPHLARYIFPPNPVFHFKTISSPQSSADKKKNNKARPNRTHLRTFSDFHTIEKDTKKDELSPLSEQSNKPDHPKVRRRTLSLDGMLPNNSTQCTVNLSHKKEESNAASRCGKLKFHLEPYDNDESSHIGQAITMRHQGKLEESAQRLKKACACGNKTAFLLYGLALRHGCGVDKNLKLSLGFLMAATDIKSFAAEVLDLDINPLNFVSIDDIPDMAPEPMAPALYECGMAYLKGLGIDHPDEIKGLKFLEKAALLGHVDSMCLSGTIWSKTSNVKKKDLSRAAAWFRIADKKGANLLGSDWIYKEKYMKKGRK; encoded by the coding sequence ATGAATCAGAATATAAAGAACACGTCTTGGGCGGATCGAATAAGAAGTGAcgatcaagaaagaaaagctaAATCTACAGAGGTTTTACAAAGCCCACCACCCAATAATAGCTTCGGGTCATCGATGGATTCACAATTTAGCTATGCTCATTCAAACAAAAGTAGCATTTCATTTGAATCTATTCAAACTACAGAGAGACTTCTTGACAAATTGGATCTCAGCTTAGAAGATGAACTCATTCTGCAAGAAGCTTTAttagaagaggaaaatgcCTCGAGAAATTCGCAACTATCACAAACAAGCGGTCCAACATTATGTATGCCTGCGTCCGAATTCCCGTCACTAAGGAATAGAACTAATCCCCCACCAACGTATATACAAGCCAGAGATCGTTCTCTTATCATAGACagtttaaaagaaaaggattcCACTTTGAGAGGCAAATACTCTTCCTGTAAAGTGGAAAGACATTTGCCCGTGAAGTCAAGATACTCTTATATCGTCGAAGAAGATTATGACTCTGAAACTTTTACTGCCATGAAACCCCAAATGAATAGACATCAAAAAGATTATAAATACCCaaacattgaaaataacaatagaaGCACGAATAATCCTAATACTTTCAACTTCGAGAATTATAGGATTGAAAATACTAGACTACATCATTTTTACCCTATGCTAATATCAagcaataataatagcagTGATAATAGTGCCAATAAGAAGAGTAACAAAGTCAATACtagtaataatatcaatacATCTATAAGAAACGACAGGATATTCGAAAAGCAAAGCTGCCCTAATGAGTTCACACCCACGCAAAAGAGTAATTGTCTTTATCGGAACGGAAGTTCGACAAGTACCAATACCTCCTTTTCTGAAGTTGGACAGTTATCAAAGCCGAATACTCAATCTTCCTTTGAAAGTGAATCTTCGTCATTCTCCAAGCTTAAATTAACAAAGAGTGATACAACACCTGTTAAACCATCTCCTAAACGGTCTAATTCCTCTACCTCCACGATAACGAAACCAAATACCCTGACGAATGACATTTCATTGCCCCCAACACCACCATATAAAactcataaaaaaaaaacttcacTAAATTCCctaaaaaaacttttcaaatctcCTAGGACGAGAgcaaaaaacaagaaagatCTTGAGTCTGAAGGATCAAGCCCGATCCGTTCTGCCACTAATTCATTGGACTTTTCCGGTGAGAATATTCAGTTTCCACCAACCTCTAATACTGTTAATAATTCCAGCCCCCATTTGGCCagatatatttttcctCCAAACCCAgttttccatttcaaaACGATATCATCACCTCAGTCATCCgctgataaaaaaaagaacaataaaGCACGTCCAAATAGGACTCACTTGAGAACCTTCTCGGATTTCCATACAATCGAAAAAGATACCAAAAAAGACGAGCTAAGTCCCCTCTCAGAACAATCAAACAAACCCGATCATCCGAAAGTTAGGAGAAGAACACTTTCCTTAGATGGTATGTTACCAAATAATTCGACTCAATGCACAGTTAATCTCAGCcataagaaagaagagtCGAACGCAGCAAGCAGGTGCGGAAAACTTAAATTTCACCTAGAACCTtatgataatgatgaatCTTCACACATCGGACAGGCAATTACTATGCGTCATCAAGGTAAACTTGAAGAATCTGCACAACGACTGAAAAAAGCCTGCGCATGTGGTAACAAAACTGCATTCCTATTATATGGATTAGCTCTGCGACATGGCTGCGGAGTGGACAAGAACTTGAAACTATCATTAGGATTTTTGATGGCTGCCACGGACATCAAATCTTTTGCCGCAGAAGTTCTTGATTTGGATATCAATCCGTTGAATTTTGTTTCTATAGATGATATCCCTGATATGGCGCCTGAACCAATGGCGCCTGCTTTATATGAATGCGGTATGGCATATTTGAAGGGTCTTGGGATAGATCATCCGGACGAGATAAAAGGtctaaaatttttagaaaaagcTGCCCTATTAGGCCACGTAGACTCTATGTGCTTAAGCGGGACAATTTGGTCCAAAACTTCTaacgtaaaaaaaaaggatctCTCGAGAGCTGCTGCATGGTTTAGAATAGCTGATAAAAAAGGTGCAAATCTATTAGGTTCAGATTGGATTTACA
- the FLR1 gene encoding Flr1p (Plasma membrane transporter of the major facilitator superfamily~similar to YBR008C), whose protein sequence is MVYTSTYRHTIVVDLLEYFGIVSNIETLQISREDESRKPEDTDKKESKPNYDIECGPDTSSSETSASSDSSSSRIEKNDPFRVDWNGPTDPENPQNWPLLKKSLVVFQIMLLTCVTYMGSSIYTPGQENIQEEFHVGHVVATLNLSLYVLGYGLGPIIFSPLSEIARYGRLNLYMVTLFFFMIFQVGCATVHNIGGLIVMRFISGILCSPSLATGGGTVADIISPEMVPLVLGMWSAGAVAAPVLAPLLGAAMVDAKNWRFIFWLLMWLSAATFTLLAFFFPETQHHNILYRRALKLRKETGDERYYTEQDKLDREVDARTFLINTLYRPFKMIVKEPAILAFDLYIAIAYGCFYLFFEAFPIVFTGIYHFTLVEVGLAYMGFCVGCVFAYGLFGILNMKIIVPRFKNGTFTPEAFLIVAMCVCWCLPLSLFLFGWTARVHWILPVISEVFFVLAVFNIFQATFAYLATCYPKYVASVFAGNSFCRASFACAFPLFGKAMYDNLATKNYPVAWGSSLVGFFTLGLAIIPFVLYKYGPSLRAKSSYTDE, encoded by the coding sequence ATGGTATACACTTCAACATACAGACATACTATTGTCGTTGACCTTTTAGAATATTTTGGTATAGTGTCTAACATAGAAACTTTACAGATTTCCCGTGAAGATGAAAGTAGAAAACCCGAAGATACTGACAAAAAAGAGTCTAAACCCAATTATGATATAGAATGCGGTCCTGATACATCGAGCTCTGAAACCTCTGCTAGTTCAGACTCTAGTAGCTCACGGatcgaaaaaaatgatCCTTTCAGAGTAGATTGGAATGGCCCCACTGACCCTGAGAACCCACAAAATTGGCCCctactgaaaaaatcattggTCGTATTCCAAATCATGTTACTTACTTGCGTCACGTACATGGGATCCTCCATTTATACACCTGGGCaggaaaatattcaagaagaGTTCCACGTTGGTCATGTGGTGGCAACTTTAAATCTTTCTTTATATGTCCTTGGCTATGGTCTGGGTCCCATCATATTTTCACCGCTATCAGAAATTGCACGCTATGGTCGTCTGAATCTATATATGGTaactttgtttttttttatgatcTTTCAAGTTGGTTGTGCTACTGTGCACAATATTGGCGGTTTAATCGTTATGCGTTTCATCAGTGGTATACTGTGCAGCCCGTCGTTGGCCACTGGTGGTGGTACAGTAGCAGATATCATTTCACCAGAGATGGTTCCTCTTGTTTTGGGCATGTGGTCAGCCGGCGCTGTTGCTGCACCAGTCTTGGCTCCCCTACTAGGCGCTGCAATGGTCGATGCTAAGAATTGGCGATTTATATTTTGGCTACTAATGTGGTTAAGTGCTGCTACTTTTACGTTGTTGgcatttttcttccctGAAACACAACACCATAATATTTTGTACCGCCGTGCTTTaaaattgagaaaagaaacaggTGATGAGAGGTACTATACTGAACAGGATAAACTGGATAGGGAAGTTGATGCAAGGACTTTTTTGATCAATACTTTGTATAGGCCTTTCAAAATGATTGTCAAGGAGCCCGCAATATTGGCTTTTGATCTCTATATCGCTATTGCTTACGGTTGTTTCTACTTATTCTTTGAAGCTTTCCCTATTGTATTTACCGGTATCTACCACTTCACCTTGGTTGAAGTAGGTTTGGCCTATATGGGGTTCTGCGTTGGCTGCGTGTTTGCGTATGGCCTATTTGGTATTTTAAACATGAAGATTATTGTACCACGTTTTAAAAATGGCACGTTCACCCCGGAAGCTTTTTTAATCGTGGCAATGTGCGTCTGCTGGTGTCTGCCGCTGtctttattcttgttcGGTTGGACTGCTCGAGTTCATTGGATTTTGCCAGTTATCTCggaagttttttttgttttggctgtctttaatattttccaagCTACTTTTGCATATTTAGCTACATGCTATCCAAAGTACGTTGCATCCGTTTTTGCAGGCAATAGTTTCTGTCGAGCCTCCTTTGCCTGTGCATTTCCGTTATTTGGTAAAGCAATGTATGACAATTTAGCTACTAAGAACTATCCGGTGGCATGGGGTTCTTCCTTGGTGGGATTTTTCACTTTAGGTTTAGCTATTATACCATTCGTACTTTATAAATATGGGCCGTCACTACGTGCAAAATCTTCGTATACAGACGAGTAG
- the HHF1 gene encoding histone H4 (Histone H4~similar to YBR009C), giving the protein MSGRGKGGKGLGKGGAKRHRKILRDNIQGITKPAIRRLARRGGVKRISGLIYEEVRAVLKSFLESVIRDSVTYTEHAKRKTVTSLDVVYALKRQGRTLYGFGG; this is encoded by the coding sequence atgtCCGGTAGAGGTAAAGGTGGTAAAGGTCTAGGAAAAGGTGGTGCTAAGCGTCACAGAAAGATTCTAAGAGATAACATTCAAGGTATCACTAAGCCAGCTATTAGAAGATTAGCCAGAAGAGGTGGTGTCAAGCGTATCTCTGGTTTGATCTACGAAGAAGTCAGAGCTGTCTTGAAATCGTTCTTGGAATCTGTCATCAGAGACTCTGTTACTTACACTGAACACGCCAAGAGAAAGACTGTTACTTCTTTGGATGTTGTTTACGCTTTGAAGAGACAAGGTAGAACCTTATATGGTTTCGGTGGTTAA
- the HHT1 gene encoding histone H3 (Histone H3~similar to YBR010W), which translates to MARTKQTARKSTGGKAPRKQLASKAARKSAPSTGGVKKPHRYKPGTVALREIRRFQKSTELLIRKLPFQRLVREIAQDFKTDLRFQSSAIGALQESVEAYLVSLFEDTNLAAIHAKRVTIQKKDIKLARRLRGERS; encoded by the coding sequence ATGGCTAGAACAAAGCAAACAGCAAGAAAGTCAACTGGTGGTAAGGCCCCAAGAAAACAATTAGCTTCTAAGGCTGCCAGAAAATCTGCTCCATCTACCGGTGGTGTTAAGAAGCCTCACAGATATAAGCCAGGTACTGTTGCCTTGAGAGAAATCAGAAGATTCCAAAAATCTACTGAACTATTGATCAGAAAGTTGCCTTTCCAAAGATTGGTTAGAGAAATTGCTCAAGATTTCAAGACCGACTTGAGATTTCAATCTTCTGCCATTGGTGCTTTACAAGAATCCGTTGAAGCCTACTTGGTCTCTTTGTTTGAAGACACCAACTTGGCTGCCATTCACGCTAAGCGTGTTACCATCCAAAAGAAGGATATCAAGTTGGCTAGAAGATTAAGAGGTGAAAGATCATAA
- the IPP1 gene encoding inorganic diphosphatase IPP1 (Cytoplasmic inorganic pyrophosphatase (PPase)~similar to YBR011C), producing the protein MTYTTRQIGAKNTLEYKVYIEKDGKPVSAFHDIPLYADKENNIFNMVVEIPRWTNAKLEITKEETLNPIIQDTKKGKLRFVRNCFPHHGYIHNYGAFPQTWEDPNVSHPETKAVGDNDPIDVLEIGETIAYTGQVKQVKALGVMALLDEGETDWKVIAIDINDPLAPKLNDIEDVEKYFPGLLRATNEWFRIYKIPDGKPENQFAFSGEAKNKKYALDIIKETHESWKQLIAGKSSDNKGIDLTNVTLPDTPTYSKSASDAVPPASPKADAPIDRSIDKWFFISGSV; encoded by the coding sequence ATGACCTACACTACCAGACAAATTGGTGCCAAGAACACCTTGGAATACAAAGTTTATATCGAAAAGGATGGTAAGCCAGTTTCTGCCTTCCACGACATTCCCTTGTACGCtgacaaggaaaacaacATTTTCAACATGGTTGTTGAGATTCCACGTTGGACCAACGCCAAGTTAGAAATCACCAAGGAAGAAACTTTGAACCCAATCATTCAAGACACCAAGAAAGGCAAGTTGAGATTCGTTAGAAACTGTTTCCCTCACCATGGTTACATTCACAACTACGGTGCTTTCCCACAAACTTGGGAAGACCCAAACGTAAGCCACCCAGAAACTAAGGCAGTTGGTGACAACGATCCAATTGATGTTTTGGAAATTGGTGAAACTATTGCTTACACTGGTCAAGTCAAGCAAGTTAAGGCTTTAGGTGTCATGGCATTATTGGATGAAGGTGAGACCGATTGGAAAGTTATTGCCATTGATATTAACGACCCATTAGCTCCAAAATTGAATGACATTGAGGATGTTGAGAAATACTTCCCAGGTCTATTGAGAGCTACCAACGAATGGTTCagaatttacaaaattcCAGATGGTAAGCCAGAAAACCAATTTGCCTTCTCTGGTGAAGCTAAGAACAAGAAGTACGCTTTGGATATTATCAAGGAAACTCACGAATCCTGGAAACAATTGATTGCCGGTAAGTCTTCTGACAACAAGGGTATTGATTTGACCAATGTTACTTTGCCTGACACCCCAACCTACTCTAAATCTGCCTCTGATGCTGTCCCACCAGCTTCTCCAAAGGCTGATGCTCCAATTGACAGGTCTATTGACAAATGGTTCTTCATCTCTGGTTCTGTTTAA
- a CDS encoding uncharacterized protein (similar to YBR012C): MNKIKVSQKNYLQRSNFYKFERNGTEWEYIFASNSACFDYNNSTAVNNDVISSLNYCISDERYDKTAAMCVVLKLSQDCSFDVRLQRSRNGPYKNIWDMPCGELQQHIGYKNGICYNSENMVL, from the coding sequence ATGAATAAGATCAAAGTAAGCCAGAAGAATTACCTACAAAGAAGTAATTTCTATAAATTCGAAAGAAACGGCACTGAATGGGAATATATATTTGCATCAAATTCAGCTTGTTTTGATTATAATAATAGCACAGCTGTTAATAATGATGTGATTTCGTCACTTAATTATTGCATCAGTGATGAAAGATATGATAAAACTGCAGCGATGTGTGTGGTTTTGAAATTATCTCAAGATTGCTCTTTTGATGTGAGGCTTCAACGAAGTAGAAATGGGCCATATAAGAATATCTGGGATATGCCTTGCGGAGAATTACAACAACACATTGGTTACAAAAATGGTATATGCTATAATAGTGAAAATATGGTGTTATAG
- a CDS encoding uncharacterized protein (similar to YBR013C), whose amino-acid sequence MIHPLFRICILGAFPLGSYACLENSTQKGIEGVTLSHNSVQINSTLAKSALFCGSDALSMNYSTGNMLSNNACDYTKNSSCPYIITNVTRAFDNTLENSFNL is encoded by the coding sequence ATGATACATCCCTTATTCAGGATATGTATCCTAGGTGCATTTCCATTGGGCAGCTATGCATGTCTTGAAAATAGTACGCAAAAGGGTATTGAAGGGGTAACTCTCTCTCATAATAGTGTTCAAATTAATAGCACTTTAGCAAAATCTGCGCTATTTTGTGGGTCAGATGCtctttcaatgaattaTTCAACTGGAAATATGTTAAGTAATAATGCATGCGATTATACGAAGAATTCTTCGTGTCCATATATTATTACCAATGTTACTAGGGCCTTTGATAATACCCTTGAAAATTCATTTAATTTATAA
- the GRX7 gene encoding glutathione-disulfide reductase GRX7 (Cis-golgi localized monothiol glutaredoxin~similar to YBR014C), with protein sequence MAIVINKRNVRVLVITNLLVIVVFLVLRNSNANVNESITTHHPDSLVTFDNSGNAPGTHQPVHDTVNTQDKEAEEVDKNSEDAEFDAAAEYNKIMEQSPMIVFSKTGCPYSKKLKALLTNSYTFSPSYHVVELDRHEHTKELQDHIEKVTGRRTVPNVIIGGTSRGGYTEIAELHKNDELLDSFKKWSDGAFTVKANSQSESA encoded by the coding sequence aTGGCTATCgttataaataaaagaaacgtGAGAGTTTTGGTCATAACTAATTTATTAGTGATCGTTGTGTTTTTGGTGTTAAGGAATTCGAATGCTAACGTCAACGAAAGTATTACTACTCACCATCCTGATTCATTGGTGACGTTTGACAATTCAGGAAATGCACCTGGTACTCACCAACCTGTCCATGATACAGTAAATACACAAGATAAGGAGGCCGAAGAAGTTGATAAAAATAGTGAGGACGCTGAATTTGATGCCGCTGCAGAATACAACAAAATAATGGAACAGTCACCCATGATTGTATTTAGCAAGACTGGCTGCCCATATAGCAAAAAACTGAAAGCTTTGTTGACTAATTCGTACACGTTTTCTCCATCTTACCACGTTGTAGAATTGGATAGGCACGAACACACAAAAGAACTACAAGACCacattgaaaaagtcaCTGGTAGGAGAACAGTCCCAAACGTTATCATCGGTGGTACTTCCAGAGGTGGTTATACTGAGATAGCAGAGTTAcataaaaatgatgaacTTCTagattctttcaaaaaatggagCGATGGGGCGTTTACTGTAAAAGCTAATTCGCAATCTGAGAGTGCCTAG
- the MNN2 gene encoding alpha-1,2-mannosyltransferase MNN2 (Alpha-1,2-mannosyltransferase~similar to YBR015C) produces MLLTKRFSKLFKLTFIVLILCGLFVITNKYMDENTSVKNYKTYLDNYVQSYSNKYSSSSDAAGADDSAPLKGNDEAGNVKLKSFYNNVFNFLMVDSPKGKTAKKYNEACLLNGDIGDRPDHYKDLYKLSAKELSKCLELSPDEIARLTKSHKDYVDHIGTLVSPKGTYKGSGIATVGGGRFSLMAFLIIKTLRNMGTTLPVEVLIPPGDEGETEFCNKILPKYNSKCIYVSDILPSETIEKFVFKGYQFKSLALVASSFENLLLLDADNFPIKPLDNIFNEEPYVSTGLVMWPDFWRRTTHPLYYDIAGISVDKKKRVRNSQDDITPPAVYTKNLNDLDDIPLSDLDGTMPDVSTESGQLMINKSKHLATALLSLFYNVNGPAWYYPIFSQKAAGEGDKETFIAAANFYGLPFYQVRTRTGVEGYHDKDEFHGVAMLQHDFVQDYSHYLTAIKSINNKYSGIKSPDATKFDKNYSLEKYTKEFFDNEDLNAKDHVDVMFIHSNFPKFDPYDLSETNFLTIDDKPARSYTALHKIQNYDIELENFKILNEYVCVNKNPFKYLDDKLGQDKKEWKRVCDYVSNKLTFLESTHDKAIAGK; encoded by the coding sequence ATGCTACTCACCAAAAGATTTTCGAAGCTGTTCAAGCTGACGTTCATAGTGTTGATACTGTGCGGACTGTTCGTCATTACAAACAAATACATGGATGAGAACACGTCTGtcaaaaattacaagacGTATCTAGACAATTATGTTCAAAGTTACTCCAATAAATactcatcttcttcagacGCCGCTGGCGCTGACGATTCGGCTCCATTGAAGGGCAATGATGAGGCGGGCAATGTAAAGTTGAAGAGCTTCTACAACAAcgttttcaacttcttaATGGTCGATTCACCCAAGGGGAAGACTGCAAAGAAATACAACGAGGCATGCCTGTTGAACGGTGATATCGGAGACCGTCCCGACCACTATAAAGATCTTTACAAGTTGTCTGCCAAGGAGCTATCTAAGTGTTTGGAACTCTCTCCAGATGAAATAGCAAGACTGACCAAAAGCCATAAGGACTACGTAGATCATATAGGGACTCTTGTCTCGCCAAAGGGCACGTACAAAGGTTCCGGCATAGCCACAGTGGGTGGTGGTAGGTTCTCCCTAATGGCATTTCTGATCATCAAGACTCTAAGAAATATGGGGACCACATTACCTGTAGAAGTTCTGATTCCTCCTGGTGATGAAGGTGAAACTGAGTTTTGTAACAAGATTTTGCCTAAGTATAACTCCAAGTGTATTTACGTCTCAGATATTCTACCATCGGAGAcgattgaaaaatttgtttttaaAGGATATCAGTTCAAATCATTGGCCCTTGTCGCTTCTAGTTTTGAAAACCTACTTCTATTGGATGCCGACAATTTCCCCATCAAACCCCTAGACAACATATTCAACGAAGAACCATATGTATCAACAGGCTTGGTCATGTGGCCCGATTTCTGGAGGCGCACTACTCACCCACTGTACTACGATATTGCAGGTATTTCTGTcgacaagaaaaaaagagttcGTAACTCTCAAGACGATATCACCCCCCCTGCTGTTTACacaaagaatttgaatGACCTGGATGACATCCCGCTAAGTGACCTAGACGGCACAATGCCTGACGTGTCCACGGAATCCGGCCAGCTGATGATAAACAAAAGCAAGCATTTAGCTACGGCTCTGTTATCCTTATTCTACAACGTTAATGGACCAGCCTGGTACTACCCAATATTTTCTCAAAAGGCAGCTGGTGAAGGTGATAAGGAAACTTTTATTGCAGCTGCGAACTTTTATGGTCTACCGTTTTATCAAGTTAGGACGAGGACAGGCGTTGAAGGTTATCATGACAAGGACGAATTCCATGGTGTAGCAATGTTACAACACGACTTTGTCCAGGATTATAGCCATTACCTAACTGCTATTAAGAGCATTAACAACAAATACAGTGGCATTAAATCACCTGATGCAACCAAGTTTGACAAGAATTATTCTCTCGAAAAATACaccaaagaatttttcGATAACGAGGACTTAAATGCCAAGGATCATGTAGATGTTATGTTCATCCATTCAAACTTCCCAAAGTTCGACCCATACGATTTATCTGAAACCAACTTCTTGACTATAGATGATAAACCTGCTCGTTCATACACTGCCTTACACAAAATACAAAATTATGATATCGAACTGGAgaatttcaagattttaaaCGAATATGTTTGCGTTAACAAGAATCCTTTCAAATACCTAGATGACAAGTTGGGACaggataaaaaagaatggaaaAGAGTGTGTGATTACGTCTCCAATAAATTAACATTCTTAGAATCTACTCATGATAAGGCGATTGCCGGTAAATAA
- the CPP1 gene encoding cysteine-rich palmitoylated domain-containing protein CPP1 (Tail-anchored plasma membrane protein with a conserved CYSTM module~similar to YBR016W): protein MSATDYYGGTAGEKSQYSRPSNPPPSSGHQNKTQERGYPPQQQQQQYYQQQQHPGYYNQQGYNQQGYNQQGYNQQGYNQQGYNQQGHQQPVYVQQQPPQRGNEGCLAACLAALCICCTMDMLF, encoded by the coding sequence ATGTCTGCTACCGATTACTATGGCGGAACCGCCGGCGAAAAGAGCCAGTACTCCCGTCCCTCCAACCCCCCTCCTTCGTCAGGTCATCAGAACAAAACTCAGGAGCGTGGATACCCACctcaacagcagcagcagcagtattaccagcagcagcagcatCCTGGATACTACAACCAACAAGGGTACAACCAGCAAGGGTACAATCAACAGGGTTACAATCAACAGGGTTACAACCAACAGGGGTATAACCAACAAGGCCATCAACAACCCGTCTACGTCCAGCAACAACCACCTCAAAGAGGAAATGAAGGTTGTTTGGCTGCATGTCTGGCTGCATTATGTATATGCTGCACCATGGATATGCTGTTCTAA